The Bos indicus x Bos taurus breed Angus x Brahman F1 hybrid chromosome 3, Bos_hybrid_MaternalHap_v2.0, whole genome shotgun sequence genome includes a window with the following:
- the GUCA2B gene encoding guanylate cyclase activator 2B: MASRAVSGYLLCAVALVFLMLLQGTQSVYIQYQGFQVQLESVKQLNDLVGQWVPSPGLQDQSPQPSVCHHPALPLDLRPICASKDVASIFQALRTIANDDCELCVNVACTGCS; the protein is encoded by the exons atggccAGCAGGGCGGTGTCAGGGTACCTGCTGTGTGCGGTTGCCCTGGTCTTCCTCATGCTGCTGCAGGGCACACAGTCAGTCTACATCCAG taCCAAGGCTTCCAGGTCCAGCTGGAATCGGTGAAGCAGCTGAATGACCTGGTGGGTCAATGGGTGCCCAGCCCCGGCCTGCAAGACCAGAGTCCCCAGCCCTCTGTGTGCCATCACCCGGCCCTGCCGCTGGACCTCCGGCCCATCTGTGCCTCTAAGGATGTAGCTAGCATCTTCCAGGCCTTGA GGACCATCGCTAACGACGACTGTGAGCTGTGTGTGAATGTTGCCTGTACCGGCTGCAGCTGA